The following proteins are encoded in a genomic region of Cryptomeria japonica chromosome 11, Sugi_1.0, whole genome shotgun sequence:
- the LOC131041438 gene encoding uncharacterized protein LOC131041438 → MGNCVQTGCRRISQAVEVEKFINIMKTDGKILEYSAPLFVRDVLVDYECHAVVNPQTINQQLPLAYELLPGHMYCLVPDEKNHVNKEEEAMIKVEPKEMDKSKGGVVRLKVVIKRQQLGELLVANKGMSLEELVLQIQSKCHSPRSGLDDSSPKSNSSGWRPSLDSIPELHDVIA, encoded by the coding sequence ATGGGCAACTGTGTGCAAACAGGATGCAGAAGAATTTCCCAGGCTGTGGAGGTGGAGAAATTTATCAATATTATGAAAACTGATGGAAAGATCTTGGAGTACAGTGCTCCTCTATTTGTTAGAGATGTGCTGGTGGATTATGAGTGCCATGCTGTTGTTAATCCTCAGACCATCAACCAGCAACTTCCTTTGGCATATGAGCTCCTTCCTGGTCATATGTACTGCCTTGTTCCAGATGAGAAGAATCATGTTAACAAGgaggaagaagccatgataaaggtGGAGCCAAAGGAGATGGATAAGTCAAAGGGTGGTGTTGTGAGGCTCAAAGTTGTGATAAAAAGGCAGCAGCTAGGAGAATTGCTGGTGGCTAATAAAGGAATGTCCCTTGAGGAGTTGGTGCTCCAAATACAATCTAAATGTCATTCACCAAGATCTGGTTTGGATGATTCCTCTCCAAAGTCTAACTCTTCTGGTTGGAGGCCTTCTTTAGACAGCATTCCTGAGCTTCATGATGTAATAGCTTAG